TCGGCATTTTTCACCGCCTGGAGGATTTGTTCGTACCGTTGCTTGTTGGCAGCTGCCTCGGCAGATTCGGCCTCGAGCTTTTTGCGGGCGCGCTCCTGCAGGGCGGCATCACCCAGGTTCAGCCGGAGGATGCGGGCCGCCTCGAGTTGTTCGTTGTAGGATTCGCCCAAAAAGTTGTAGCCGTGCACATCGTCCACGTAGCCGTTGTTGTCGTCGTCCACCCCGTTGCCCGGTTTCTCGTCCCGGTTTGTCCAGAGTACGCCGTCCAGGTCTTCGTGGTCCAGGTCAATCCCGCTGTCCAGTACGGCTACCACGACAGTTTCCCCCCGGAGGGATCCCAAAATTTCAGTGTATGCCCGGTCTACGCTCATGCCGGGGATCGAATCGCGTACCAGGTCGGCATGTGACCAGGATCGGGCCTCGGCCTCGCTCAATTCGGTGACTTTGGGTACCACGTGGTCGATGTTTTCGACCGGGGTGCTCACCAGCTGCGTGGCTCCGCATCCCCAGAGGAGGATGGCGGGTGCCAGCCAGGCCAGCGGACGGATCATTGCATTCAATTGCTTCATGTTTGGTTTATTTGTTTATTCAGAAAAAGCGGCGCCGGGATGCGGGGCTTCGAAAACCTCAAAACACCCCCGGTCTGCCAGGGTCACGTAGACCGTTTTGCCGTCGGGCCCGGCAAAAGTAAGATTACTTGGCTTCTTACCCGAAAGCCGATATTCTTTTAACACGCCCCCGTCCGGAGACAATACAACTACTGTGCCTTTGTCGTAACGGGCCACGTAAAGGTTGCCCGCCCGGTCGCAGCGCATCCCGTCCAGGCCAAAATCTTCAAATTTGTGGAATAGCGTTTTGTTGCGGACACCGCCGCCCGGGTCCATGTCGTAGCGCCAGATTGCGCGCTGCACGGATTCGTTTACATACAGGTAGCGCTGGTTGGGGCTCAGCGCAATCCCGTTGGTGGTGCCCATCCCGGATTCGAGCAGCTCCACGGTCCGGTCCGGGCGCACGCGCCAGAGGTTGCCCGTATTGTCGGACCAGTTCGGGTCGCTCAGATAGACGCTGCCGTCCGGGTGGACGCACAGGTCGTTGGGTTGGTTCATCCGGTCGTCTTCCGCCCACACCTCCGGGGCATCGCCCCCCGCCGGGACCCGGTAGACCCTATGCCTGACGTAATCCGCTACATACATGTGCCCGTCCGGGCCAAAGGCAATGCCGTTTCCGACGCTTCCCTCCGGCAACGTCAGATACAGACGGGCCTGCCCGTCCGGCGTCACCTGGCCGATGGTGCCTTCTTCTGCAAAGTTCACCGCATAAACATTGCCCGCCCCGTCTGTGGCCGGTCCTTCAATTCCCGGGGTAAAGGTCCCCTCCGGCAGCAGGTCGTTACTATCGGGCAGTGTCCCGCAAGCCCCAAGCAGGAACAGGGTGCCGCAGAGCACCGGCAGGGTGGCGCATTTCAAAACATCCCGCACGTTTGCTTCTGCAACTGGGTATTTACGCGCCGTACAA
This genomic window from Robiginitalea biformata HTCC2501 contains:
- a CDS encoding SMP-30/gluconolactonase/LRE family protein, encoding MKCATLPVLCGTLFLLGACGTLPDSNDLLPEGTFTPGIEGPATDGAGNVYAVNFAEEGTIGQVTPDGQARLYLTLPEGSVGNGIAFGPDGHMYVADYVRHRVYRVPAGGDAPEVWAEDDRMNQPNDLCVHPDGSVYLSDPNWSDNTGNLWRVRPDRTVELLESGMGTTNGIALSPNQRYLYVNESVQRAIWRYDMDPGGGVRNKTLFHKFEDFGLDGMRCDRAGNLYVARYDKGTVVVLSPDGGVLKEYRLSGKKPSNLTFAGPDGKTVYVTLADRGCFEVFEAPHPGAAFSE